The proteins below come from a single Parageobacillus toebii NBRC 107807 genomic window:
- a CDS encoding N-acetylmuramoyl-L-alanine amidase family protein, with translation MLKIFIDPGHGGKDTGALGNGLQEKDLTLSIALEMRRILQNEYESVSVQLSRTSDIAVPLSERAAKANRWGADVYVSIHVNAGGGTGYEDYIYEGLSDRSTTARIRDIIHEEVIRATGFRDRGKKKANFYVLRETVMPAVLTENGFIDRKEDAEKLKDPAFLQKIARGHVNGLEKAFHLTKKSDSNDLIRVIVDGKQIGVYEEKENVLKQVEYYLGKANKIELERVKR, from the coding sequence ATGCTGAAAATTTTTATTGATCCGGGACATGGCGGAAAAGATACAGGCGCACTTGGAAACGGACTGCAAGAGAAAGATCTTACGTTATCTATTGCATTGGAGATGCGGCGTATATTGCAAAACGAATATGAAAGCGTATCTGTGCAATTAAGTCGAACAAGCGATATAGCCGTGCCGTTAAGCGAGCGGGCGGCTAAAGCGAACCGCTGGGGCGCCGATGTTTACGTATCGATTCATGTGAATGCTGGCGGAGGAACGGGGTATGAGGATTACATTTATGAAGGACTTTCGGATCGCTCAACAACAGCGCGGATTCGCGATATCATTCACGAAGAAGTGATACGGGCGACTGGATTCCGCGATCGTGGGAAAAAGAAAGCAAACTTTTACGTGCTAAGGGAAACGGTAATGCCGGCGGTGCTGACGGAAAACGGATTTATCGATCGAAAAGAGGATGCGGAAAAGTTGAAAGACCCTGCGTTTCTTCAAAAGATCGCAAGAGGACATGTGAATGGGTTAGAGAAAGCTTTTCATTTAACGAAAAAGTCGGATTCGAACGATTTAATTCGTGTCATTGTTGATGGAAAGCAAATCGGTGTCTATGAAGAAAAGGAAAATGTATTGAAACAAGTCGAATATTATTTAGGAAAGGCAAATAAAATCGAGTTGGAACGAGTGAAAAGATGA
- a CDS encoding S8 family peptidase, translated as MFGYSIVQLARNYTHKLDRPLRHFMVSMYKPFMYTPCMIHKQLERWMKKAKKIPVIIHFHEKNSIFALQEIEKQHFRMKIHHQFRYISSCSAEVTPQVLEQILQRSDVKKVYLNRKVSALLNNAVPSANAKHVTVNGTTLSGKGVTIAIVDTGIYPHPDLEGRIVEFVDFVNGRTAPYDDNGHGTHCAGDAAGNGRMSSGLYAGPAYEANVVGVKVLDKTGAGTLDTIIRGIEWCIQYNETNKDRKIDVISLSLGGESQPFPAENDDPLVQVVEEAWDRGIVVCAAAGNEGPEYKTISSPGISDKIITVGALDDRDTAETREDDEIAEFSSRGPTYYGVRKPDIVVPGVNIISLRAPKSTFDKYQKQNRIGQYYTSMSGTSMATPICAGIVALMLEYKPNATPDEIKSALKEGAVLWKDRDPNIYGAGYVNAKRAIELLKK; from the coding sequence ATGTTTGGGTATTCTATCGTTCAACTAGCGCGCAATTATACACATAAATTAGACCGTCCTTTGCGCCATTTTATGGTAAGTATGTATAAGCCTTTTATGTATACTCCTTGTATGATTCATAAGCAGCTAGAAAGATGGATGAAAAAGGCAAAAAAAATTCCGGTTATCATTCATTTTCATGAAAAGAATAGTATTTTTGCTCTCCAGGAAATTGAAAAACAACACTTCCGCATGAAAATCCACCATCAATTCCGCTATATCTCTTCGTGCAGTGCCGAAGTGACTCCGCAAGTGTTAGAACAAATTTTACAGCGGTCTGATGTGAAAAAAGTATACTTAAACCGAAAAGTAAGCGCGCTATTAAATAACGCTGTTCCATCAGCGAATGCGAAGCATGTGACGGTGAACGGGACAACGTTAAGCGGAAAAGGAGTGACAATTGCGATTGTCGACACAGGGATTTATCCGCATCCTGATTTAGAAGGACGGATTGTCGAGTTTGTCGATTTCGTCAATGGGCGTACAGCTCCATATGATGATAATGGACATGGAACCCATTGCGCCGGCGATGCGGCGGGAAACGGCCGCATGTCTTCCGGATTGTATGCGGGACCGGCGTATGAGGCAAATGTGGTTGGAGTAAAAGTGTTGGACAAAACAGGCGCTGGCACGCTTGATACGATTATTCGCGGGATTGAATGGTGCATCCAATATAATGAAACGAATAAAGATAGAAAGATCGATGTTATTTCATTGTCATTGGGTGGGGAATCACAGCCGTTTCCAGCGGAAAATGACGATCCGCTTGTTCAAGTAGTGGAAGAGGCATGGGACAGGGGCATAGTCGTCTGTGCTGCAGCTGGAAATGAGGGGCCGGAATATAAAACGATTTCAAGCCCTGGAATTAGCGATAAAATTATTACAGTTGGAGCGCTAGATGACCGCGATACAGCAGAGACAAGAGAAGATGATGAAATTGCGGAATTTTCTAGCCGTGGGCCGACTTATTATGGAGTTAGGAAACCAGATATTGTCGTTCCAGGAGTAAACATTATTTCTTTACGTGCGCCAAAATCAACATTCGATAAATATCAAAAGCAAAATCGCATTGGGCAATACTATACGAGCATGTCAGGAACATCGATGGCGACGCCAATCTGCGCTGGCATTGTTGCTTTAATGCTCGAATATAAACCGAATGCAACGCCAGATGAGATAAAAAGCGCGCTAAAAGAAGGCGCAGTCTTATGGAAAGATCGTGACCCAAATATATATGGCGCGGGATATGTCAATGCGAAAAGGGCGATTGAGTTATTGAAAAAATAA
- a CDS encoding LTA synthase family protein, whose translation MGGKLLEKYRSLPNQYIVFFIFTVFLFWMKTYAAYQAEFNLGISNSLQEFLLFINPVSSAIFFFGLALLAKGKRTYTWLIIINFILSFILYANIVYYRFFSDFITFPTLTQTKNFGDLGGSIWELIKWYDIFYFLDTIILIAIVVSKRFSLPAVPVGRYKKSIVFAISALIFSVNLALAEADRPQLLTRTFDRNYIVKYLGVYNYLIYDAVQSMKSSTQRAFANKSDITTVLNHVQATYAKPNPKYFGVAKGMNVIYIHLESFQSFLINYKLHGEEVTPFLNSLVRDPNTFYFDNFFHQTGQGKTSDAEFMLENSLFGLPQGAVFTTKGQNTYHAAPAILSQQGYTTAVFHGNYKTFWNRDEIYKSFGFDYFFDASYYDMSDENVLNYGLKDKPFFRESIPLLESLKEPFYVKFITLSNHFPYPISEEEATIEPAETGDGSVDRYFQTARYLDEALKEFFDYLKKSGLYDRSVIILYGDHYGISENHNKAMSQVLGKEITPFEHAQLQRVPLFIRVPGVKGGIMHQYGGQIDLLPTVLHLLGIDTKNYVHFGTDLLSPEHQEIVPFRNGNFVTPTVTAVNGKYYDSKTGEPIKETPEIKRLEQIARTKLDLSDKVVYGDLLRFYTPKGFKPVDPTKYDYNNREDKEKGSE comes from the coding sequence ATTGGTGGAAAGCTATTAGAAAAATACCGTTCTCTCCCTAATCAATATATTGTTTTTTTTATTTTTACCGTATTTTTATTTTGGATGAAAACATATGCAGCTTATCAAGCTGAATTTAATTTAGGCATTAGCAATTCCTTGCAGGAATTTCTATTATTTATCAACCCGGTTAGTTCGGCAATTTTCTTTTTTGGATTAGCGTTACTCGCGAAAGGGAAACGAACATATACTTGGCTCATTATCATTAATTTCATTTTATCGTTTATTTTATACGCCAATATTGTTTATTATCGTTTCTTTAGCGATTTTATTACGTTTCCGACGCTCACACAAACGAAAAACTTTGGCGATCTTGGCGGAAGCATTTGGGAACTAATAAAGTGGTACGATATTTTCTACTTTTTAGATACGATTATTTTAATTGCTATTGTCGTTTCGAAACGTTTTTCGTTGCCAGCAGTTCCGGTCGGACGTTATAAAAAAAGCATTGTGTTCGCCATTTCTGCTCTCATTTTCAGCGTAAACCTTGCGCTAGCGGAAGCAGACCGTCCACAATTGTTAACAAGAACGTTTGATCGCAACTATATCGTGAAATATTTAGGTGTTTACAACTATTTGATTTATGATGCTGTACAAAGCATGAAATCGTCGACACAGCGTGCTTTTGCGAATAAAAGCGATATCACAACCGTTCTGAACCATGTACAAGCAACATATGCAAAACCAAATCCAAAGTATTTCGGTGTAGCAAAAGGAATGAATGTGATTTACATTCATTTGGAATCATTCCAAAGCTTTTTGATTAACTATAAATTACATGGTGAAGAAGTAACGCCATTTTTGAACTCGCTCGTTCGTGATCCGAATACGTTTTACTTTGATAACTTTTTCCATCAAACAGGTCAAGGGAAAACATCCGATGCTGAGTTTATGCTAGAAAACTCGTTGTTTGGATTGCCGCAAGGAGCCGTGTTTACGACAAAAGGACAAAACACGTACCACGCAGCTCCGGCTATTCTTTCCCAGCAAGGGTATACGACAGCGGTATTCCACGGCAACTATAAAACGTTCTGGAACCGCGATGAAATTTATAAATCGTTTGGTTTCGACTATTTCTTTGACGCAAGCTACTATGACATGAGCGATGAAAATGTGCTTAACTACGGGTTAAAGGATAAACCGTTCTTTAGAGAGTCGATTCCGTTGTTAGAATCATTAAAAGAGCCGTTCTATGTAAAATTTATCACGTTATCGAACCACTTCCCTTATCCAATCAGCGAAGAAGAGGCAACAATTGAACCAGCTGAAACGGGAGATGGCTCGGTAGACCGTTATTTCCAAACGGCTCGCTATTTGGATGAGGCATTAAAAGAGTTCTTTGATTATCTCAAAAAATCCGGTTTGTACGACCGTTCCGTCATCATTTTATATGGTGACCATTATGGAATTTCCGAAAATCATAACAAAGCAATGTCACAAGTGTTAGGAAAAGAAATTACACCATTTGAACATGCACAATTGCAGCGAGTGCCTTTATTTATCCGTGTTCCGGGTGTCAAAGGCGGAATTATGCACCAATACGGCGGACAAATTGATTTATTGCCAACGGTTCTTCACCTATTAGGAATCGATACGAAAAACTATGTTCATTTCGGTACAGACTTGTTGTCACCGGAACATCAGGAAATCGTACCATTCCGTAATGGTAACTTTGTCACTCCGACAGTGACAGCAGTAAATGGAAAATATTATGATTCGAAAACGGGCGAACCAATTAAAGAAACACCGGAAATTAAACGGCTTGAGCAAATCGCCCGTACAAAACTCGATCTTTCGGACAAAGTCGTATACGGTGATTTACTGCGGTTCTACACACCAAAAGGATTCAAACCGGTCGATCCTACAAAATACGATTATAATAATCGTGAAGATAAAGAAAAGGGAAGCGAATAA
- the ytaF gene encoding sporulation membrane protein YtaF, producing the protein MWKYISMFMLAFAVSMDSFSVGVTYGMRNIKFPLRSVMIIACMSSVMLLLSMHVGSFLLLFLPVQAERWIASCLLIALGIWAIYNVIKKDEDECDYSEPLPKQLRIKVWRFDLKRFGIVIQVLKRPMLADLDRSGSISIKEALLIGFALSMDAFGAGLSASFLGYSPFMLALLVCIWNVIFIRLGFRAGNMFAKTKAMKKATVIPGMILIFLGIVKIFFRTS; encoded by the coding sequence ATGTGGAAATATATATCGATGTTCATGTTAGCTTTTGCCGTGAGTATGGATAGTTTCAGTGTCGGTGTGACATATGGAATGAGAAATATTAAATTTCCGCTTCGATCCGTTATGATTATTGCGTGTATGTCCAGCGTGATGTTACTACTGTCTATGCATGTTGGCAGCTTTCTTCTATTGTTTTTACCGGTGCAAGCGGAACGATGGATCGCCTCATGTCTGCTAATTGCGCTCGGCATTTGGGCGATTTATAATGTTATTAAAAAAGATGAGGATGAATGCGATTATTCCGAACCATTGCCAAAACAACTTAGAATCAAAGTATGGCGATTCGATTTAAAACGGTTTGGTATCGTTATTCAAGTGCTGAAACGCCCAATGTTAGCGGATTTAGATCGTTCAGGAAGCATTAGTATAAAAGAAGCATTGCTTATTGGTTTCGCGCTATCGATGGATGCGTTTGGAGCGGGATTAAGCGCCTCGTTTTTAGGCTATTCGCCGTTTATGCTTGCTTTGCTTGTATGTATATGGAATGTCATTTTCATTCGCTTAGGATTCAGAGCCGGAAATATGTTTGCCAAGACAAAGGCAATGAAAAAAGCAACTGTCATCCCTGGGATGATTTTAATCTTTCTTGGGATTGTCAAAATATTTTTTAGAACATCCTAA
- a CDS encoding sporulation protein — translation MLKKLLSKLGVGAAKVDLVLHHPHVRLGEKLEGEFFIEGGTVEQRIRKLEVELQLIVQTNGKAYRRTVAVIPVSPSFTIQPGERKVLPFSYVLPLHLPITRPSVGYTFVTRLDIADGVDAFDQDAIRILPPLSLEKLFHAFEKLGFREKPSSGKITAYGQEFAFFPTEVFKGTVQEVEFSAFIEENGIRLFLEVDVWSGFGGFHEREIKREIFLSDEEIEDVEETAKKLHTAIEEMIEQPRSYAGTSYVPHASYPPRHVSHHHGHGMAGAIGGFAAGMLAGMAAEELLEDVIEEALDDHDLGDMLDVGDWFDGGDDII, via the coding sequence ATGTTGAAAAAGCTTTTGTCCAAGCTTGGAGTAGGAGCTGCGAAAGTCGATCTTGTGCTGCATCATCCTCACGTGCGCCTTGGGGAGAAGTTGGAAGGGGAGTTTTTTATTGAAGGAGGAACAGTAGAACAACGCATTCGCAAATTAGAGGTGGAACTACAGCTTATCGTTCAGACGAATGGAAAAGCATATCGCCGAACGGTTGCTGTCATTCCGGTTTCCCCTTCATTTACGATTCAGCCTGGAGAAAGAAAAGTATTGCCGTTTTCGTATGTGCTTCCACTGCATTTGCCAATTACTCGTCCTAGCGTGGGCTATACGTTTGTAACACGTTTAGATATTGCAGACGGAGTCGATGCTTTTGACCAAGATGCGATCCGTATTCTTCCTCCACTATCGCTCGAGAAACTATTTCATGCGTTTGAAAAGCTCGGCTTCCGCGAAAAGCCTTCATCTGGGAAAATAACTGCATATGGTCAGGAATTTGCGTTTTTCCCAACGGAAGTGTTTAAAGGCACTGTTCAAGAAGTAGAATTTTCAGCATTCATCGAAGAAAACGGTATTCGATTGTTCCTTGAAGTGGATGTATGGAGCGGATTTGGCGGCTTCCATGAAAGAGAAATAAAACGAGAAATCTTCTTGAGCGATGAAGAAATAGAGGATGTGGAAGAAACCGCGAAAAAATTGCACACAGCTATCGAAGAAATGATCGAGCAGCCACGTTCTTATGCTGGCACATCGTATGTTCCACATGCTTCCTATCCTCCGCGGCACGTATCTCATCACCACGGACATGGAATGGCGGGAGCGATTGGAGGATTTGCGGCAGGAATGCTTGCAGGTATGGCAGCGGAGGAGTTGCTGGAGGATGTCATTGAGGAAGCGCTCGATGACCATGACCTAGGAGACATGTTGGATGTCGGCGATTGGTTCGACGGTGGAGACGATATTATATAA
- a CDS encoding undecaprenyl-diphosphate phosphatase has protein sequence MDIVEIIKAIILGMVEGLTEFAPVSSTGHMIIVDDMWLKSQEFLGKYAANTFKVVIQLGSILAVVVVFKDRFIDLLGLRGRHRDGKPRLKLMQVIVGLIPAGVLGVLFEDYIDEHLFSTATVLIGLVLGALLMIAADVFAKKAPKAQTVDQITYKQALIVGLVQCLSLWPGFSRSGSTISGGVLVGMSHRAAADFTFIMAVPIMMGASVLSLLKNWQYFTIDALPFFTVGFISAFVFALISIRFFLKLINQIRLVPFAVYRIVLALVIYIVYF, from the coding sequence ATGGACATTGTAGAGATTATAAAGGCCATTATTTTAGGAATGGTCGAAGGATTAACGGAATTTGCCCCGGTTTCCTCAACGGGTCATATGATTATTGTCGATGATATGTGGCTGAAATCGCAGGAATTTTTAGGAAAATATGCAGCAAATACCTTTAAGGTCGTTATTCAGCTCGGCTCGATTTTGGCGGTCGTTGTCGTGTTTAAAGACCGATTTATCGACTTGCTTGGGCTGCGCGGACGCCATCGTGATGGGAAGCCGCGCTTGAAGCTGATGCAAGTGATCGTTGGACTCATTCCAGCAGGGGTATTAGGGGTATTATTTGAAGATTATATTGACGAGCACTTATTTTCCACAGCAACCGTGCTGATCGGATTAGTGCTCGGGGCGCTGTTGATGATTGCCGCCGATGTATTTGCCAAAAAGGCGCCAAAAGCGCAAACGGTGGACCAAATTACATATAAGCAGGCGCTTATCGTCGGTCTTGTTCAATGTTTGTCCTTATGGCCAGGATTTTCCCGATCCGGCTCGACGATTTCCGGCGGGGTATTGGTGGGAATGAGCCACCGGGCGGCAGCCGATTTTACGTTCATTATGGCCGTTCCGATTATGATGGGAGCGAGCGTGCTCTCTTTGCTGAAAAACTGGCAGTATTTTACGATCGACGCTCTGCCGTTTTTCACCGTCGGCTTTATTAGCGCGTTTGTGTTCGCACTCATTTCGATTCGCTTTTTCTTAAAGCTTATTAACCAAATCCGCCTCGTGCCGTTTGCGGTGTACCGTATTGTTTTGGCGCTTGTTATTTACATCGTGTATTTCTAG
- a CDS encoding response regulator transcription factor, whose amino-acid sequence MKIKVLLVDDHLLVMLGIQQLLENEADLEVVNTIGHPARLEEEIIKHNPDVIVMDIRMKNDNGIEWTKKIAETYPTCKVVILSGYDYDEYIHAAYEAGAYAFVTKENSAFELANAIRQSHLGIKSFPIDRLSNYNSPLTKIELNILQLISEDRTNAEISELLNISRRTVEHHVSSILRKLDVDSRVGAVVKAMKLGILE is encoded by the coding sequence ATGAAAATCAAAGTATTACTAGTGGATGACCATTTATTAGTGATGCTCGGGATTCAACAATTGTTAGAAAATGAAGCTGATTTAGAGGTTGTAAATACGATTGGTCATCCCGCCCGTTTAGAGGAGGAAATCATCAAGCACAACCCTGACGTCATTGTCATGGATATAAGAATGAAAAACGATAACGGAATTGAATGGACGAAGAAAATCGCTGAAACATATCCAACATGTAAAGTCGTTATTTTATCAGGGTATGACTATGACGAATACATTCACGCTGCTTACGAAGCCGGGGCTTATGCGTTTGTGACAAAAGAAAATTCCGCCTTTGAATTGGCCAATGCGATTAGGCAAAGCCATTTAGGAATCAAATCTTTTCCGATTGACCGATTATCCAATTATAATTCTCCTCTCACAAAAATAGAATTAAACATTCTCCAACTCATTTCCGAGGATAGGACAAACGCAGAAATCAGCGAGCTGTTAAACATCAGCAGAAGAACGGTCGAACACCACGTATCTTCGATTTTGCGAAAATTGGATGTCGACTCACGGGTGGGAGCGGTTGTCAAAGCGATGAAACTAGGAATATTGGAATAA
- a CDS encoding sensor histidine kinase encodes MNKKIFPFVMLLISVFIICYILLKMYNEHFSFQHYFTMFIGMTFLFIGIYSYLQKPNSIVVQHFLALMFISGLAIALSTSSSWNIKPAKELEVIAVSFAPYILMKFFEHFPSSTKPAFFRQVRMITLLIAIFATLIYFLIGIRHDVIVSTIVRPFIVANMVLSLLSCIVIFYLHLQSNSDRIRNQMYLLIAGLILSFAPVVILSLIPDAFLSFSGVPFHYSLSSIIVFPMTLSYLLTKQEVVDFREIFRKISFQLLAVILSLVAFNLLLAMFYKFNLKSAVLMNTLLVCTFAVYDLIHKGLEPLKMKKWDLKNQEIQKEKLLILQQLLNGKHLEYCAKLIADLIHKTIDVSGVCLIWKNDNIPMVLHKTGVFLHFNDAELLTYVHPSCHPEKMNINGKNFFFYPMNMEDVTIGWIIIGEKTNATVFEKEEIKLIEKIRINATELFASSKSLQQIEKQLKETMKESQDYKQFHLLLINEQEEEKKKLSVFLHDEVLQNLILLFNKLELLSKNKKMDNGVIEDIKESLRNSIFEIREMCHELYPVIVEDLGLEKSLYSLKRKCQTNHNVIIEIDYNTNLRVIPASLSIQVFRMIKELVCNAIKHSSSKKVFVSVVETNNFLNIKVKDHGIGFKVPNRLSELSQNNHLGLITIQKRVNQLKGTLDIQSEPGAGTCVSITLPIDGDGTNENQSITSG; translated from the coding sequence ATGAACAAAAAAATTTTTCCTTTTGTCATGCTACTCATTTCTGTCTTCATTATTTGTTATATTCTATTAAAAATGTACAATGAGCACTTTTCTTTTCAGCATTATTTCACGATGTTCATTGGAATGACATTTTTGTTCATTGGCATCTATAGCTATCTGCAAAAACCGAACTCGATCGTTGTTCAACATTTTTTAGCGTTAATGTTTATTAGCGGACTGGCGATTGCTTTGTCAACTTCTTCTAGCTGGAACATAAAACCAGCAAAAGAATTGGAAGTGATCGCCGTTTCTTTTGCCCCGTATATTCTTATGAAATTTTTTGAGCATTTTCCTTCATCTACAAAACCAGCATTTTTTCGTCAGGTGCGTATGATCACATTATTGATTGCCATCTTCGCAACGCTCATTTATTTCTTAATAGGCATTCGTCACGATGTCATCGTCAGCACGATCGTTCGGCCATTCATTGTCGCGAACATGGTTCTATCGTTACTATCTTGTATTGTCATCTTTTATTTACACCTTCAATCCAATTCCGATAGAATAAGAAATCAAATGTATCTTTTAATCGCTGGCCTGATTCTATCGTTTGCTCCTGTTGTCATTCTTAGCTTAATTCCAGATGCGTTTCTTTCTTTTTCGGGCGTTCCTTTTCATTATAGTCTTAGCAGCATCATTGTCTTTCCTATGACACTGTCATATCTATTAACGAAGCAAGAAGTCGTTGATTTTCGAGAAATCTTTCGAAAAATTAGTTTTCAATTATTAGCAGTGATTTTGAGTTTAGTTGCATTTAACCTATTATTGGCTATGTTTTACAAATTCAACTTAAAGTCAGCTGTCTTAATGAACACCCTGCTCGTATGCACCTTCGCTGTTTACGACCTGATCCACAAAGGGTTGGAACCTTTAAAAATGAAAAAATGGGATCTTAAGAATCAAGAAATACAAAAAGAAAAATTGCTCATCCTTCAGCAATTACTGAACGGGAAGCATTTGGAATATTGCGCAAAGCTCATTGCTGATTTGATACACAAAACGATCGATGTTAGCGGAGTATGCCTGATATGGAAAAACGATAACATCCCTATGGTCTTGCATAAAACAGGAGTTTTTCTCCATTTTAACGATGCGGAACTACTGACTTACGTTCATCCAAGTTGCCATCCTGAAAAAATGAATATCAATGGAAAGAACTTTTTTTTCTATCCTATGAATATGGAGGATGTAACAATCGGATGGATCATCATCGGGGAAAAAACGAACGCAACGGTTTTTGAAAAAGAAGAAATAAAACTCATAGAAAAAATTCGAATCAACGCGACAGAATTATTTGCCAGCTCTAAATCGTTACAGCAAATCGAAAAACAGTTAAAGGAAACAATGAAAGAATCTCAAGATTATAAACAATTTCATTTGCTGCTGATTAATGAACAAGAAGAGGAAAAAAAGAAGCTATCTGTTTTTCTCCATGATGAGGTGTTGCAAAATTTAATCCTGCTTTTTAATAAACTTGAATTGCTAAGCAAAAATAAAAAAATGGATAACGGAGTTATCGAAGACATTAAAGAGTCGCTCCGCAACAGTATTTTTGAAATAAGGGAAATGTGCCATGAGTTATATCCGGTTATAGTAGAAGATTTGGGATTGGAGAAAAGTCTCTATTCACTAAAAAGAAAATGCCAAACGAACCATAATGTGATCATTGAGATTGATTATAATACGAATCTGAGAGTCATTCCCGCTTCCCTCTCTATTCAAGTGTTTCGAATGATCAAAGAATTGGTTTGCAACGCTATCAAGCATTCTTCGTCAAAGAAGGTTTTCGTTTCTGTTGTAGAAACGAACAATTTCCTAAATATAAAAGTAAAAGATCATGGTATTGGATTTAAGGTGCCGAATCGTTTATCAGAGTTATCGCAAAACAATCATTTAGGATTGATTACGATTCAAAAACGAGTCAATCAGTTAAAAGGCACACTTGACATACAATCTGAACCGGGAGCTGGGACTTGCGTTTCGATAACTCTGCCAATAGATGGGGATGGAACAAATGAAAATCAAAGTATTACTAGTGGATGA
- a CDS encoding IS110-like element ISGka2 family transposase, with amino-acid sequence MDVIYPRCAGLDVHAETIVACALWEEDGHIQKDIQTFSTFSKGLGDLLEWLEEHGVTHVAMESTGVYWKPVFAFLEGYVDLTLANPQRIKNVPGRKTDVSDAEWIAKLLRHGLVEKSFVPPADIRELRDFTRLRKKWVGQLTSEKNRIQKVLESSNVKLGSVLSDLFGVSGKDILARLLEKGYVDKDELDQCLRGRLKKKKQAVYDSLLGTLTEHELRLLRLLWKHVEELEQLIEEVDQHIDRLLEPYREEVELLMTMPGVKKQTAAVIIAEMGTDMSVFETPERAASWTGLSPGNHESAGKRKSTRTTKGNPHLRSALCEAAWSAARSKTHPLSRKFWSLAARCGKKKALIAIARRMLVIIFCMISRKEPFRQPQLI; translated from the coding sequence ATGGATGTCATCTATCCTCGCTGCGCAGGATTGGATGTTCATGCCGAAACCATCGTCGCCTGCGCACTATGGGAAGAAGATGGACACATTCAAAAGGACATTCAAACCTTCTCCACGTTCTCGAAAGGACTTGGCGACCTGCTTGAGTGGCTCGAAGAACATGGCGTTACCCATGTCGCCATGGAATCCACCGGCGTGTATTGGAAACCGGTCTTCGCCTTCCTCGAGGGCTATGTCGACTTGACACTGGCCAATCCGCAGCGGATCAAAAATGTCCCGGGAAGAAAAACCGATGTCTCTGACGCCGAGTGGATCGCCAAGCTGCTCCGCCATGGACTCGTTGAAAAAAGTTTCGTCCCCCCAGCGGATATTCGCGAATTGCGGGATTTTACCCGCCTCCGCAAAAAGTGGGTCGGACAGCTGACTTCGGAGAAAAACCGGATTCAAAAAGTGCTCGAGTCTTCCAATGTCAAACTCGGCTCGGTCCTCTCCGATCTCTTCGGCGTTTCCGGAAAAGACATCCTCGCCCGGCTGCTTGAGAAGGGATACGTGGACAAGGACGAGTTGGATCAATGCCTGCGCGGAAGGCTCAAAAAGAAAAAGCAAGCGGTGTACGATTCGCTGCTCGGCACCTTGACCGAACACGAGCTCCGTCTCCTTCGCCTCTTGTGGAAACACGTTGAGGAATTGGAGCAGTTAATCGAAGAAGTCGACCAGCACATCGACCGCCTGCTCGAGCCGTATCGCGAGGAAGTCGAATTGCTGATGACCATGCCCGGAGTGAAAAAACAAACCGCCGCCGTCATCATAGCCGAGATGGGAACCGACATGAGCGTCTTTGAAACGCCGGAACGGGCGGCTTCATGGACTGGATTGTCCCCCGGCAACCATGAAAGCGCCGGAAAGCGAAAGAGCACGCGCACGACAAAAGGCAATCCCCATCTCCGATCGGCGTTATGCGAGGCGGCATGGTCAGCAGCTCGATCCAAGACGCATCCCTTGTCCCGAAAGTTTTGGTCGTTGGCGGCCCGGTGCGGGAAGAAAAAAGCCCTCATCGCCATTGCTCGGCGGATGTTGGTGATCATCTTTTGCATGATCTCCCGCAAAGAGCCGTTCCGCCAACCACAACTTATTTAG